The genomic DNA aatccGCACAAGAATTGTtcaaatgtgaaaattttatacttttttattattattatcccCATGATAAAATACGAAATCTAGATAGGATTACCTAACTATAAACTCGTGATCAGGGATAGTTTTTGTAATATCGATATATTTACATGGGCAGAGGTATGAATGATGCACATTGACAGTGGTTCAAGTGGTACATAACGAACCCGCCATCATCCCGATCTCTTATTAACTGACAATACAAACACGCAAAGCTGTTTTGGGTGTAAAttacacccccccccccccccccccccaaaaaaaaaaaggttgttTGGGGTGTAATGACCGGTCAACTCTGGTCTAGTTTAACCGTAAAGTTAAAGAAGATGTCAGTCGTAGAAAAGGAACTTGGCATGGTTCGAACATTACCTTTACGGCTATTCTTTCTACGTATTTATTATAgatttatatatgatttattattaatcttttttttgtgaatgatttattattaatcGTTACTCTTAATTTATTACGAgctaataatatttaaaattggaaatggccaaaaaaaagtatttaaaaagaaaaagtttttttttatatttatatatgtttatttccCCAAATTTGAATATTGTTTAAAATATTCGGATGTATTTCCCCCTGCCATTAATTAAATGGCCTTTATTAAATTTCCTAGACGGACGTGAAGGTTTTCCTTAATCAGAATATATACTTCCAATTTCGCaactaaaatattaattacaaaattgaattacaattattttattacgactttaagtaaatttttacaaaaaatttcgactttatttatttcctttcgTCTTCATCCCGGAAACCCTAATTTACAATCATCCCAACACGAATTTTTGGTGGCATTTGTCCTGTAATTCCTCGTCAGCTTTCTGATAAATTTTCAgttcggtttttttttttttcccccgtTTAAGCTTCCCCccttgcattttcttttcttttctttttccgtcATGGTGGTTTTTAAGACATGAACAGTATCGTTTACAGTGAGAGTAAGCCCTCCGACATACTGTTAACAGGACAGGATCCTGTTTCTGTGACGagtcttttattttcaatttttgtcgcatgattcttaattttttttctttttttcatccCATTTTATTTTGTGGTTTCTCGTTCCACGTAATTAGCCTGATTTTTAATCTAATTGTTGTTATTCTATTTTAAGCTCCTGTTGATCGTTTAATCTCGAGAGGAAATCGGATTTTTTTCTCGGCAATAATTTTAGTTTAGCGGAGTCCGAGGCTTGATGACTTGATCGTCAAGTCTCCAGCAGTTTTCAGGGTTTCTGGagggtttttgtttttctgttGTGTTGGTATTAAGTAAAGTTATGGAGGGAAAAGAGGAAATGGCTTCAGTTGGAGGAGGAGTTACAGTGAGGAGCGACGAAGCTCCCCCCGGCTTCAAAGCGCCACCAATAAGCGAAAACACCGACCCTAACCCGGCCCCAATTGACCGCCCCCCCGCAGTTTCAGATCCGGCCGCCCCCGCCGCCGTCGCTGTGACGCCAGCGAGCGGATCTCCTGCCGGCAGCATAGATgggaagaacaagaagaagagagggagGCCCCGGAAGTATGGCCCCGACGGGGCTGCTCTATCGCCTATGCCCATTTCAGCATCAATTCCACTGACTGGGGAGTTCTCGCCATGGCAACGTGGCAGGGTGGTGCCGGTGGAACCAGTCAAGAAGAAGCACAAAGTCGAGTATGAGAGCCCAGGTAGATGCGGTAGGAGCATATATTCTGGAAGTTTCTGAACTTTTTCTCCTGCTTTGTCTGACTGACCACTGCAATGTCGCTTTATTGTCCCTATCCCCTTACACATTGGGATATGTACGTGGATTGGCTGAGAGTTCCACAAAGTTTGGAGGTCAATCCTCGTTTCCGGGACTAAATCGGCTGCTAAGAATGAAAACAGTTGGGTTTCTTTTAGAAGGTTGCTAAAGAATGAGTGGCATCTCGTATTAAAGAAATTAGAGAGACTCGCATCTATGGACTTGTCGGTTTCAATAGAAGTAAACATGTAGCAATCTCTGTCCTTTTCAAGTGATGTATAATGCGGAGTTAATTCCGGGCATAGTAGTGCTGTTAAGTGCTTACTCTTCCAGTTTTTATGTATGAATTTATTCATATGGTATCCTACTAACTCCTGTTGTGCCACCTCTGTTGCCTTGTAGGACTAGGAAACAAGCTTGCATACTTTGTAGGTGCCAATTTCACCCCTCATGTGATCACTGTGAATCCCGGTGAGGTATGTTGTGAAAATACGTTTGAGACAAAGCTAATTTAATAATTGCTTGTTCTGTGTGTAAACTCTACACCTGCCAAATCCCAGAAAAAGCTAGATATGGATGGCTGCATTACACAAAAATCCTGCAGATGTTGCAGTAGAGAGTATATTTATTAGTGGCTAATAGGAAGATGCTGGGGTTGAATTGGCAATGGGGTTCCTTGAGAGATCCCTTTCTGgagaaggattccctgtgacAGAACAGAGTGAAAGAGACACTTGTTTCAAATTTCATTATACAACATTATATGATTGTGTGTGTTAATTTTCATCAGTGTCGCGATTAATCCGAAAACAAGTTGAAAAATTCTGTTTTTGTGATGAGATATATTTTACTAAAGCAATAATGTGTGCATGGCCCATTCAGTTAAAGCGGTTGCTATTGAATTGAAGGCCAAAGAGTTTCTACAGTCAGAATTAGAGACAAAGTCTTATGCTAGTCATTGATTGAGATCTTTCCTGTATATTTTGTCTTCCTTCCAACCTTTTCAGGACGTTACAATGAAGGTTATGTCATTCTCTCAGCAAGGATCTCGAGCTATTTGCGTCCTCTCTGCGAATGGCACCATTTCGAACGTATCTCTTCGTCAGCCTACATCTTCAGGGGGGACTTTGACATATGAGGTGCGATAGTATTAACTAATATTCTATGCACCTCTGAGAAAAGCATAAAGAGAACTTCTATTAGCCTATTTGCATGCCTTCAATCATACAATTAGCTTTCTAGTAAAGTCACATATTTCTGCACCGGCACAGTTTTTGCAAAATTGAGAAGATGAGCTGGTATATTTTCGCAGAATAAATTTAATGTGAAGTTGATCTTGTAAAGCATCGTGCTTTTCATAATTGGGTTTCTCTAGGATCATTTGAGCTGATTTCATTCTAAAATATGGTATTTTACCATGATTCTGCATTATTACTCATATAAGTAAAAGGCTCCTCGGTTTCTGCAGGGTCGATTCGAGATACTTTCGCTCTCTGGGTCATATATGCCAGTTGAGAGTGGCGGAACAATGAGCAGATCTGGTGGGATGAGTGTCTCTCTGGCGGGCCCTGATGGTCGGGTCCTTGGAGGAGGTCTTGCAGGTCTATTGTTAGCTGCTGGTCCTGTTCAGGTGAACTGCCAATTAGTGTATAACTTTCTGAGAACATTATGACCTTGTTGAACTGTTCCTCATGCTTTAAACGATGGAATATTTCATTGCTTTTTGCCATTTTGGAGATTTACCGCCACTGCAATGGTATAACTGCTTAGTTAGGTGCTCCATTCAGGGTGATGATCTCCCAGAAAAAGAGGGGAggaacaaatataaaaatatgttcAGTGAGCAGTACCTAATTGTCCAACCTTAGTGATCAATAATCTCATTGTGTTCAATTTTTCGTGTGGTGTCATTAGGTGGTTGTGGGCAGTTTTCTACCAGGTCATCAGCAAGAACATAAGCCAAAGAAGCAGAGAGTTGAGGCCCCGCCGATCTTAACTTCTACCATATCTAATCCTGTCATTAGAGAAGAAACAGCTGCATCATATGGAGGGGTCAAGCTGGTCACTGCCACGACATCTCCCTACAATGGAGAGAACATAGTTCCTGTCCAGAGTTTAGGAAATTGGATGGgcgaaaataaaatatctttcTCTGCAGAAGAATCTAATGGCCTTAGTTGATAATCACTTCCACGACCTGCACAATCACATTTATATTGTGgaactttctttttccctcCCTTCAATTGGGTTTGATAAAACATGTGTGGTTCGACATTTAAC from Punica granatum isolate Tunisia-2019 chromosome 2, ASM765513v2, whole genome shotgun sequence includes the following:
- the LOC116196712 gene encoding AT-hook motif nuclear-localized protein 6-like isoform X2 codes for the protein MEGKEEMASVGGGVTVRSDEAPPGFKAPPISENTDPNPAPIDRPPAVSDPAAPAAVAVTPASGSPAGSIDGKNKKKRGRPRKYGPDGAALSPMPISASIPLTGEFSPWQRGRVVPVEPVKKKHKVEYESPGLGNKLAYFVGANFTPHVITVNPGEDVTMKVMSFSQQGSRAICVLSANGTISNVSLRQPTSSGGTLTYEGRFEILSLSGSYMPVESGGTMSRSGGMSVSLAGPDGRVLGGGLAGLLLAAGPVQVVVGSFLPGHQQEHKPKKQRVEAPPILTSTISNPVIREETAASYGGVKLVTATTSPYNGENIVPVQSLGNWMGENKISFSAEESNGLS
- the LOC116196712 gene encoding AT-hook motif nuclear-localized protein 6-like isoform X1, which translates into the protein MEGKEEMASVGGGVTVRSDEAPPGFKAPPISENTDPNPAPIDRPPAVSDPAAPAAVAVTPASGSPAGSIDGKNKKKRGRPRKYGPDGAALSPMPISASIPLTGEFSPWQRGRVVPVEPVKKKHKVEYESPGRCGLGNKLAYFVGANFTPHVITVNPGEDVTMKVMSFSQQGSRAICVLSANGTISNVSLRQPTSSGGTLTYEGRFEILSLSGSYMPVESGGTMSRSGGMSVSLAGPDGRVLGGGLAGLLLAAGPVQVVVGSFLPGHQQEHKPKKQRVEAPPILTSTISNPVIREETAASYGGVKLVTATTSPYNGENIVPVQSLGNWMGENKISFSAEESNGLS